A genomic segment from Sparus aurata chromosome 20, fSpaAur1.1, whole genome shotgun sequence encodes:
- the ccr10 gene encoding C-C chemokine receptor type 10 encodes MLNISNSSAMATSSYDNESAYIDSYDNESAYIDSYDNESAYIDGYDYNYSLWNISNGTDEDYLNSGWCEAGEQESTIKTFQACVFCIIFLLGVVGNCLVIATFALYGWVRLRSMTDVFLFHLALADLLLILTLPVQAAETHLGWIFTVPLCKVTRACYAINTYSGLLLLACISVDRYLVVARAQEMLRLRSRILTGGTVAALGVWLVAVLLSLPEILFSGVSGSGAQAYCGMQNSGKVKMATNGAIIGIFCLSVLVMVTCYSLIARVLSGGQTHRRGKQWHRQRTLKLMVALVLVFVVFQLPYTVVLSRKMAGQFCSLLLQYITCTLAYTRCCLNPILYALVGVRFRNDVLRLVHDSSCPCGLLLPQSVSSISPSSPAVTVLSACSPTSNERSYFGSETVSTNKFQFPINHS; translated from the exons ATGCTTAACATCTCAAACAGCTCAG CGATGGCTACTAGCAGCTACGACAACGAGTCTGCCTACATCGACAGCTACGACAACGAGTCTGCCTACATCGACAGCTACGACAACGAGTCTGCCTACATCGACGGCTACGACTATAACTACTCTCTTTGGAATATCAGTAACGGCACAGACGAGGACTACCTGAACAGTGGCTGGTGTGAAGCTGGCGAGCAGGAGTCCACCATCAAAACCTTCCAGGCTTGTGTTTTCTGCATCATCTTCCTGCTCGGCGTGGTGGGAAACTGCCTGGTGATCGCCACCTTTGCTCTTTACGGTTGGGTTCGCCTCCGCTCCATGACCGACGTCTTCCTTTTCCACCTGGCGCTGGCTGACCTCCTCCTGATCCTCACGCTGCCGGTACAGGCCGCTGAAACTCACCTGGGGTGGATCTTCACGGTTCCACTTTGCAAGGTCACACGTGCATGCTACGCTATCAACACTTACAGCGGGCTCCTGCTGCTGGCCTGCATCAGCGTCGACCGCTACCTGGTGGTGGCACGAGCTCAAGAGATGCTCAGGCTGCGCAGTCGGATACTCACAGGCGGGACGGTCGCCGCTCTAGGTGTGTGGCTTGTTGCGGTGCTCCTCAGCCTGCCTGAAATCCTCTTCTCAGGTGTGTCAGGCTCTGGCGCTCAGGCATACTGCGGAATGCAGAATAGTGGGAAAGTCAAAATGGCCACCAACGGAGCCATCATCGGCATCTTCTGCCTGTCCGTCCTCGTCATGGTGACATGCTACTCTTTGATCGCTCGAGTGCTGTCGGGAGGTCAAACTCATCGGCGAGGGAAGCAGTGGCATCGTCAGCGTACGCTGAAGCTGATGGTAGCTCTGGTGCTGGTCTTCGTCGTGTTCCAGCTGCCGTACACCGTGGTGCTGTCACGTAAAATGGCGGGACAGTTCTGCAGCCTCCTGCTGCAGTACATCACCTGCACGCTGGCATACACCCGCTGCTGCCTCAACCCTATCCTGTACGCCCTGGTAGGCGTGCGCTTCCGCAATGATGTCTTGAGGCTAGTCCATGACTCGAGCTGCCCGTGTGGGCTCCTGCTGCCGCAGTCGGTCAGCTCCATCTCGCCGTCCTCGCCTGCCGTCACAGTGCTCTCGGCCTGCTCTCCAACATCCAATGAACGCAGTTACTTTGGCAGCGAGACAGTTTCTACCAACAAATTTCAGTTTCCAATTAACCATTCTTAA
- the LOC115570658 gene encoding receptor activity-modifying protein 1, translated as MAPQVSGWPRRLLLLPSTLPAMILYLLCTALILRVVDSHTVNATGEELSTEERNQTFTTQNSTTDPFNGTSSSHRDKNSQTENRLPNNQTSAVITEDDENFQDQEYYFPNQRCLQHLLKNLSHDYCGAPFHLAMQSISTEKWCVLENVIRPYNEMTICLEELSRVLGCFYPNPDIQDFFIYIHSLYFHECSSADPLETDAPRSLVIVLTVIPVTIIPVLVYVVVRKSKFQD; from the exons ATGGCTCCTCAGGTCAGCGGCTGGCCTCGGAGGTTGCTGCTGCTCCCATCAACTCTCCCCGCCATGATCCTGTACCTGCTCTGCACCGCTCTGATCCTCC GTGTTGTGgattcacacacagtcaacgCGACGGGGGAGGAGCTGAGCACAGAAGAGAGGAACCAGACATTCACTACGCAAAACA GTACGACAGATCCCTTCAACGGGACATCCAGTTcgcacagagacaaaaacagtcaGACTGAGAATCGGCTGCCGAACAACCAAACATCTGCTGTTATCACCGAGGACGATG AGAATTTTCAAGACCAGGAATATTACTTCCCGAACCAACGTTGTCTTCAGCACCTCCTGAAAAACCTTAGTCACGATTACTGCGGTGCACCTTTTCACTTAGCAATGCAGTCAATTAGCACAGAAAAGTGGTGCGTTCTGGAAAATGTCATCAG ACCGTACAACGAAATGACGATCTGTTTGGAGGAATTGTCTCGGGTGCTCGGATGTTTTTACCCAAACCCCGACATTCAGGACTTCTTCATCTACATCCACTCTCTGTACTTCCATGAGTGTTCTAGTGCTGATCCTCTAGAAACGGATGCTCCACGCAGCCTGGTGATCGTCCTCACTGTGATCCCCGTCACTATCATCCCCGTGCTGGTTTATGTGGTGGTTAGGAAAAGTAAATTCCAAGATTGA